Proteins encoded in a region of the Uloborus diversus isolate 005 chromosome 1, Udiv.v.3.1, whole genome shotgun sequence genome:
- the LOC129234313 gene encoding uncharacterized protein LOC129234313 produces MVYGSSLRLPGEFFQPMDTSIVLDPTKFVHKLRDCMSSLKPVPTSAHCKRSPFVQKDLLTSTHVFLCIDSLRKSLEPTYSGPHEVLARQEKTFRIKINNKEAVVSIDRLKPAFLWVTDTGSTPSPPVQPEKLTPASLELPTSAPLKTTEEFYTTQSGRRVRFHKYS; encoded by the coding sequence ATGGTGTACGGCTCATCCTTGCGTCTTCCAGGAGAGTTTTTCCAGCCCATGGACACCAGCATAGTCCTCGACCCTACCAAGTTTGTGCACAAGCTGAGAGACTGTATGTCATCCTTAAAGCCAGTGCCTACTAGTGCCCACTGCAAACGCAGTCCTTTTGTGCAGAAGGACTTGTTAACGTCGACTCATGTGTTCCTTTGCATTGACTCTCTACGAAAGTCTTTGGAGCCAACTTATTCCGGTCCTCATGAAGTGCTCGCTAGACAGGAAAAGACTTTTCGCATTAAAATCAACAACAAAGAGGCAGTTGTGAGTATAGATCGGTTAAAACCTGCTTTCCTTTGGGTTACGGATACTGGATCAACCCCATCACCTCCAGTACAACCTGAAAAATTGACTCCGGCATCCTTGGAACTACCTACTAGTGCTCCATTGAAAACCACAGAGGAGTTTTACACCACGCAATCAGGGCGTCGTGTTCGATTCCATAAGTATTCATAA